One window of Candidatus Margulisiibacteriota bacterium genomic DNA carries:
- the hisC gene encoding histidinol-phosphate transaminase, which translates to MLKLNENIAKIHPYIPGKPIEEVQRELGLKKVVKLASNENSWGLPENVIKILQQKIKDLYLYPDGSVFRLRQVLADKFSLKPEQFIFGNGSDELLQLIALTYLNVDKEVIISEGTFSEYKFSTLLVNAPYKVVPLKNYTYDLDGFLQKITAKTSVIFICNPNNPTGTYFTAGEFDKFIRKVPEDVLVVLDEAYYEYASGTDYPESCAYLKNYKNLIILRTFSKIWSCAGLRLGFGIADEVIINSLNKARQPFNVNALVQDAALTMLQEKEWEDDIRKKIEEQKKYLYTELKKSGLEFLPSRSNFIFIIFKQEGQQIFEELLKKGVIVRPMKGFGFPNAIRVTVGLPEENQIFIKSLNEVLKCLSI; encoded by the coding sequence ATGCTCAAACTCAACGAGAATATCGCAAAAATTCATCCCTACATTCCGGGCAAACCCATAGAAGAAGTTCAGCGTGAACTGGGCCTGAAAAAAGTTGTCAAACTGGCCAGTAATGAAAACAGCTGGGGACTGCCGGAAAATGTAATCAAAATACTTCAGCAAAAGATCAAAGATTTGTATCTTTATCCGGACGGGTCTGTGTTCAGGCTGAGGCAGGTTTTGGCCGACAAATTCAGTTTAAAACCTGAGCAGTTTATTTTTGGTAATGGTTCGGATGAGCTTTTGCAGCTAATTGCCCTGACTTATCTGAACGTTGATAAAGAAGTAATTATTTCCGAAGGAACTTTTTCCGAATACAAATTTTCCACGCTTTTAGTAAATGCGCCTTATAAGGTTGTTCCCCTGAAAAATTATACTTATGATCTGGATGGTTTCCTGCAAAAAATAACCGCAAAAACCAGTGTTATTTTTATTTGTAATCCCAATAATCCTACAGGTACTTATTTTACAGCCGGTGAGTTTGATAAATTTATCAGGAAAGTTCCGGAAGACGTCCTGGTTGTTTTGGATGAAGCCTATTACGAATATGCCAGCGGTACTGACTATCCGGAAAGTTGCGCCTATTTAAAAAATTATAAAAACCTCATTATTCTGCGCACTTTTTCCAAAATCTGGTCATGCGCTGGGTTAAGATTGGGTTTTGGAATTGCCGATGAGGTCATTATTAATTCTCTGAACAAGGCCAGACAACCTTTTAATGTTAATGCCCTGGTGCAGGATGCCGCCCTGACTATGCTTCAGGAAAAAGAATGGGAAGATGATATCAGAAAGAAAATTGAAGAACAAAAAAAATATTTATATACGGAATTAAAAAAATCAGGTTTGGAATTTCTTCCCAGCAGATCAAATTTTATTTTTATAATATTTAAGCAGGAAGGCCAGCAAATATTTGAGGAATTGCTAAAAAAAGGTGTTATAGTCAGACCCATGAAAGGATTCGGTTTTCCCAACGCAATCAGGGTGACCGTAGGTTTGCCCGAGGAAAATCAAATTTTTATTAAGAGTTTGAATGAAGTACTGAAGTGTTTGAGTATCTGA